In Bacillus cytotoxicus NVH 391-98, the following are encoded in one genomic region:
- a CDS encoding ABC transporter permease — MNFIKRAILSMKKRKGTSFILLGVFLIVTNLVLAGFTIQNASKKAAESARKKLGTDVTLSFDYDKAEKARGTGGMPHPPNLNAKLASQLGKSQYVKDYNYTATTLGIPDGFKLVGSLEEQEGPTEKKSIKGDVDWNSSFVIEAIRKISLEESFKNGKSKIIDGKPITEKMIDQNVILMEKRLAEQNKLKIGDKVKIRSGEDKKKSLEAEIIGIYETEKQASIIGGSVSPMMEPANKIYMPHSTLKKLEAGQKASSSVMQAVYYLKDPKDIDAFRQEAKQSDIDFNYFKLDANDALYKKMINPIENISSISQMIIYIVSIASAIILGLIIMLSIKARRKEMGILLSIGEKKWKLIAQFIVEVACVAILAFGLSITTGSKVSQLMGDILLSNEIATASGEEDENDKTIFVGADGSVQETKKADPVDKIDVNVTGEDLGKMGGIGLTIAILATILPALSILRLNPKQILLKDE; from the coding sequence ATGAATTTTATAAAACGCGCAATTCTAAGTATGAAAAAACGAAAGGGAACGTCATTCATTTTGTTAGGTGTCTTTTTAATTGTTACAAATTTAGTGTTGGCAGGATTTACAATTCAAAACGCATCAAAAAAGGCAGCCGAATCAGCAAGAAAAAAACTGGGCACAGATGTCACTTTGAGTTTTGATTATGATAAGGCAGAAAAAGCAAGGGGAACTGGAGGAATGCCTCATCCACCAAACCTCAATGCAAAATTAGCAAGTCAATTAGGAAAATCTCAATATGTAAAAGACTACAATTATACAGCAACTACGCTAGGCATTCCGGATGGTTTTAAATTAGTAGGATCTTTAGAAGAACAGGAAGGACCTACAGAGAAGAAGAGTATAAAAGGAGACGTAGATTGGAACTCTTCTTTTGTCATAGAAGCAATTCGTAAGATTTCTCTAGAAGAAAGTTTTAAAAATGGAAAAAGTAAAATTATTGATGGGAAACCTATTACAGAAAAGATGATAGATCAGAATGTCATTTTGATGGAAAAACGTTTAGCAGAACAAAATAAATTGAAAATAGGAGATAAGGTTAAAATTCGATCAGGCGAAGATAAGAAGAAATCTCTTGAAGCTGAAATTATTGGTATTTATGAAACAGAGAAGCAGGCATCAATAATAGGTGGAAGTGTCTCACCTATGATGGAGCCAGCTAATAAAATATATATGCCACACTCTACTTTAAAAAAATTAGAAGCAGGGCAAAAGGCCAGTAGCTCCGTGATGCAAGCTGTGTATTATTTGAAAGACCCAAAAGACATTGATGCATTTAGACAAGAAGCAAAACAATCGGATATTGATTTTAATTATTTTAAGTTAGATGCAAATGACGCTTTGTACAAAAAAATGATAAATCCTATTGAAAATATTTCTTCTATCTCTCAAATGATTATCTATATTGTATCTATTGCGAGTGCTATTATTTTGGGGTTAATTATTATGTTATCGATTAAAGCACGTCGTAAGGAAATGGGGATTCTATTGTCTATTGGAGAGAAAAAATGGAAACTAATAGCGCAGTTCATAGTAGAAGTAGCATGTGTTGCTATTTTAGCATTTGGATTATCCATAACAACAGGATCTAAAGTTTCGCAATTAATGGGAGATATTTTGCTCTCAAATGAAATCGCTACAGCAAGCGGAGAAGAAGATGAAAATGATAAGACAATATTTGTTGGAGCTGATGGTTCTGTACAAGAGACCAAAAAAGCAGACCCAGTTGATAAAATTGATGTAAATGTAACAGGAGAGGATTTAGGGAAAATGGGGGGGATTGGATTAACTATTGCTATATTAGCAACTATACTTCCAGCCTTATCAATTCTACGTTTAAACCCGAAACAAATCCTGTTAAAAGATGAATAA
- a CDS encoding ABC transporter ATP-binding protein — METILLFKNLTYYYESDEKRVTILDNVTFSFQAGHFYTILGPSGSGKTTALSLGCGLDTPKSGYVLYRGRDIQKIGLDRYRNQYVSVIFQSYNLLTYMTALQNVLTAMEITGVKVQNKRKRALELLEKVGLTEAEVNRNVLQLSGGQQQRVAIARALSCNVELLIADEPTGNLDEETAQEVIRLFQELAHQENKCVIVVTHSREVAEQSDRTIYLRQKRLVVKDINNP; from the coding sequence ATGGAGACAATTTTACTATTTAAGAACTTAACTTATTATTATGAAAGTGACGAAAAAAGAGTAACGATATTAGATAATGTTACTTTTTCTTTTCAAGCAGGGCATTTTTACACAATCTTAGGGCCGTCTGGATCTGGTAAAACCACAGCGCTTAGTTTAGGCTGTGGTTTGGATACACCAAAAAGTGGCTATGTACTATATAGGGGGAGGGACATTCAAAAGATTGGTTTGGATCGATACCGTAATCAATATGTATCCGTGATTTTTCAATCCTATAACTTACTTACCTATATGACCGCTCTTCAAAATGTACTAACGGCAATGGAAATTACAGGTGTTAAGGTGCAAAATAAAAGGAAAAGGGCATTAGAATTGTTAGAAAAGGTAGGCCTTACAGAAGCAGAGGTGAATCGTAATGTTCTGCAATTAAGTGGTGGACAACAGCAACGCGTAGCAATTGCTCGAGCACTATCTTGCAATGTAGAGTTACTTATTGCTGATGAACCAACAGGGAACCTTGATGAAGAGACAGCACAAGAAGTGATTCGATTGTTTCAGGAGCTTGCTCATCAAGAGAATAAATGTGTTATTGTTGTAACACATTCACGAGAAGTGGCAGAACAATCGGATCGAACCATTTACTTACGCCAGAAGAGATTAGTAGTAAAAGATATTAATAATCCTTAA
- a CDS encoding transposase: MVEQVNDNLFFSRYQGGGRSSYHPKMMTKVILYAYTQKIYSCRDIAKSLREHLPMV, from the coding sequence ATGGTAGAACAAGTCAATGATAATCTATTCTTTTCTCGTTATCAAGGGGGTGGCCGTAGTTCCTACCACCCGAAAATGATGACAAAAGTGATTCTCTATGCATATACGCAAAAAATCTATTCTTGCCGTGATATTGCCAAATCATTACGAGAACACTTACCAATGGTGTAG